The bacterium genomic interval TTCCTTTACCTTTTCTATATTCTTAACCATAATATTGAGGTATGTTATCTTTTCTGTGCCCAGTAGTCTTTGAGCAGTAGAAAAAGGGATATAGATCATATATCCTCCAGCCAACTTGCTCAGGAGAGTTTTTTCTTTGGCTGTCCCGATTATCTTGAATATGTTTCCTTCAATCTTTATTTCTTTTCCCAGCGGTGATGAATTAGCAAACAATTCTTGTTTAAGTCCTTCTGTAATGACACACACTTTTTTTTGGAGGTCTTCATCGGTCTTTGAAATAAACCTACCCTCTGCCGTATCTATTTTAAGTATTCTATTAATGTTATGCACCGCCCCATAGACAAAGACATCCCTGGATTCTTTACCAATCTTTAATTGAGTCATAATATAGGCTTCAGGAAGAATTTCTTTTACTCCGGGAGTCCTTTTAATTGTGGACATACTCTTTTCTGTAAGATAACCTTCACCAAGAGGATAGACACTGATAACATTTGAACCTAAGGAACCAATTTCCTCCATAATTATCGCCCTTCCTCCTTGAAGCACACTAATAACCAGAACGACATTGAAAACACCAATCAGTATCCCTAATGTAGTCAAGAATGACCTGAGTTTATTGACCAGAAGATTTTCCAGAGCAGATTGAATATATTCAAAGAGTCTCATTTTACTATCTCTTCCTCTATTTTTCCATCTTTAAGCCGGATTATCCTTTCGGCAAAGGAGGCAAATTCTTGCTCATGGGTGACAAGGATGATGGTCACTCCTTCTTTATTGAGTCTTTTAAAGACATTCATTATTTCGAGGCCTGTCTTTGAATCAAGATTTCCTGTAGGTTCATCAGCGCAGATAATCTTAGGCTTATTGGCTAATGCTCGGGCAATGGCAACTCGTTGCATTTGACCACCTGACAGCTCTGAAGGTCGATGAAGAAGTCTATCCCCAAGTCCAATCTCTTGTAATAACGAACGAGCTCTTATCATTCTATCCCCTTTATCCATTCGCCCATAAAATAGCGGTATGGTAACATTCTTTAGGCAGTCAAATCTGGGTAATAGATAAAAGTTCTGAAAGACAAAACCAATCATTTGATTACGAAGATAGGCTAATTCCTTATCCGACTTTTTACCAACCTCTTTATCTTCTAAAAGGTAGTTTCCTGCGGTGGGTCTATCAAGGCAACCAATGATATTCATCAATGTTGACTTACCTGAGCCAGAATGACCGATGATGGCACAAAATTCCCCCTTCTTTATTTCCAGAGAGACATTATTTAGAGCATAGATTTCAATCTTATCCCTTTTATATATCTTTGATACCTTTTGTAGTTTTATCATTTACCTTTCTTCCTTCTTGAATCTCTGAAGAAGGATTTTTGATAATTTTGTCTCCTTCTTGTAATCCAGATAAAACCTCTGCTTCTTCTTCATTCTCTAATCCTGTCTTTATC includes:
- a CDS encoding ABC transporter permease; the encoded protein is MRLFEYIQSALENLLVNKLRSFLTTLGILIGVFNVVLVISVLQGGRAIIMEEIGSLGSNVISVYPLGEGYLTEKSMSTIKRTPGVKEILPEAYIMTQLKIGKESRDVFVYGAVHNINRILKIDTAEGRFISKTDEDLQKKVCVITEGLKQELFANSSPLGKEIKIEGNIFKIIGTAKEKTLLSKLAGGYMIYIPFSTAQRLLGTEKITYLNIMVKNIEKVKELTKRIKEILNQEYFGKDMFDVRNMQEFIDTTKMVTGILALIIACIAGISLIVGGIGIMNIMLVQVRERTHEIGIRKAFGASNEDIFIQFLIESCILSLSGGIVGIILGLLVTNVIVFFIKNSLSSQLGM
- a CDS encoding ABC transporter ATP-binding protein gives rise to the protein MIKLQKVSKIYKRDKIEIYALNNVSLEIKKGEFCAIIGHSGSGKSTLMNIIGCLDRPTAGNYLLEDKEVGKKSDKELAYLRNQMIGFVFQNFYLLPRFDCLKNVTIPLFYGRMDKGDRMIRARSLLQEIGLGDRLLHRPSELSGGQMQRVAIARALANKPKIICADEPTGNLDSKTGLEIMNVFKRLNKEGVTIILVTHEQEFASFAERIIRLKDGKIEEEIVK